AGTTGGTGAATCTGGATCAGGTAAATCAGTTACAAGCCGCGCAATTATGGGTATTTTAGCCCCTAATGCTATTGTCGAAAGTGGAGAAATCTACTTTGAAGGTATGGATTTATTGCAAATTTCAGAATCTGAATATAATAAACTACGTGGAAATAGAATCTCTATGATTTTCCAAGATCCACTAAGTAGTTTGAACCCAATTACAAGAGTAGGTGAGCAGATAACTGAAGCGATGATTGCTAATAATAAATCTCGTAAACGTTCTGCTAAGGCTGAAATTGATAGAGTTGAGTCAGCTATTAGAGAAGTTGCTAAAGAAACTGGTAAAGAAGCTGAAGCTAATCAGTACCTTAAGACCTATAAAGAATACTTGAGTAATGGACATAAGTCATCTGGTGAATATTCAGATGCAAGAAATGCTCTAGAAACCTTGTCTAAACAAATTCGTTATACTCTTCTTGATTTACAAAGTGATATAGTCTATGAAGATTTAATGGATAAAATAAAAGGTCTAGAGAAAGATAGTAAAGAAATCTATCATGATTTCACTGTAAGTGAAAACAGTTCAAACATAGCTAAGTGGATAGATGAAGCTAAAGAACTAACTAAAAACTTTAAACCTTTAGCAAAAGATTATGAAAAAGCTCAAGCTGCCTATTTAGCAGAAGAGCTATCTGGTGATGATAAAAAACTACATGAATCAAGTACAAAATTGCGTGAAGTTAGAGAGAAAGTAAATCTTAAAAAGAATGAAATTAGTGATTTGCTAATAAAAGTTCAAGCAGAAAGTGATGAAATCTTAGCGAAAAATTCACCAGATTTTCTAGTTGTAGGATATGCTTTAAGTGAAGGTAAAGTAACAAGCTTAGCTAATGAATATAATGAAGTTAAAGAAGCTGAATTAGCTAAAGAGCTACATAGTAAGTTCTTAGATAAATTTGCAGACTTCTTAGCAGAATTACAAAAGTATGAAAACTCAAGAGTTAATGATGTACTTTCATTGCTAATCTCAGACTTGGATAAAGAAATTGATAAGTTGCAAGAAAACTTCGATCTAGATTACTTGCTAAATCGAAGAAAAGATATTATTAATGCTGTTAATTCTTCAATTTCTAGATTAGAGATTAATAGAGACTCATTTGCTCATACTTTTGAAGGAGCATTAAATGCTCAATTAGAAAATTTTGAGAATTTGAGAAAAAACAAAAAAGAAGTTAAGGCTTTATCTGATGATGAAAAAGTTGCTCTCAAAGAAACTTATGTTGCCAACTGCAGAAGACTGTTTGATAGATTAGTGAATAGGTTGAATGCAAAGTATGAAAGTAAACATGATGAAAAAGCAGAGGCAATTGAAATACTTCAATACTTAAATGAGCAAACAGCAGATGCTACTTATACATTGAACCAAAAATTAGCAGAAGCTAGGGCAATAGATTTGCTAGACGAAGTTGGAATTCCTGAACCAAGAAAACGTTTTAGACAATATCCATTCCAATTTTCAGGTGGTATGAGACAGCGTGTTGTTATTGCAATCGCACTTTCTTCTAACCCTGACTTGTTAATATGTGATGAGCCTACAACTGCTCTTGACGTTACAATTCAAGCTCAAATTCTTGACTTAATCAAAGATTTGAAAGAAAAACGTAATTTCTCAGTTATATTTATTACTCACGACTTGGGTGTTGTGGCAAATATTGCTGATAAGATTGCGGTTATGTATGCAGGTAAAATTGTTGAATATGGTAGTTCAGATGAAATATTCTACGATCCAAAACATCCATATACCTGGGGTCTTTTATCATCAATGCCTGACTTGGAAACCAAGGAAACATTGATTTCTATTCCAGGAGTACCACCAAATATGATTAACCCACCTCAAGGTGATGCTTTTGCTGCGAGAAATAGATATGCTTTAGCAATAGATTTCGAGCAACATCCACCATTCTTTAAAGTTAGTGATACTCACGAGGCGGCAACTTGGTTGCTACATGAAAAGGCACCTAAGGTTGAACCACCTAGAATAGTCACTGAAAGAATTAAGAGAATGACAAAAGCAATAGAAGAATTAAATTTACTTGAGCGTGAAAAAAACGAGGAGGTTTAGAGTGAGTAATAAAGAAATTTTAAGTGAAAGCAATACTCCAAAACAAAAGCAAAAATTTGATTATAGTAATGCTGAAACTATTTTGAAAGTTGAAAACTTAAGACAATACTTTAAACTTCAAGGTAAAGCGCTTAAGGCTGTAGATAACATCAGTTTTGATGTAAAGAAAAAAGAAGTTTTTGGTATTGTTGGTGAGTCTGGTAGTGGTAAAACTACTACAGGTAGATCAATAATTGGTTTATACGATATCACAGGTGGTGATGTTTGGTTACGTGATAAGCTTATTAATACCGGACTAGAAGTAAGAAAAAATCAAATAAAAATAGCAAAGAATGCTGGAAAAGTTGATACAGTTAAGAAGCTGGAAGACGATTATAAGAAATCTAAAAAAGAAATAGAAGATAACAGAGATGCTCTACATCGTAAGATTCAAATGATTTTCCAAGACCCAGTATCTTCTCTTGACCCAAGAATGACAGTTAGAGAAATTATCGCTGAAGGTTTGATTATTCAAGGTGAAAAAGATAAGAAACTTATCAATGAAAAAGTTGATTCTGTTTTAAATCAAGTTGGATTGCTAGTAGAACATGCAGATAGATACCCTCATGAATTCTCAGGTGGTCAGAGACAACGTATAGGTATAGCTAGGGCTATTATAATGGAGCCAGAAGTAATTATCGCTGACGAGCCTGTTTCTGCACTTGACGTTTCTATTCAAGCACAGATTATCAACTTGCTCAATGATTTACGTGAAAAGAATGATCTAACAGTAATTTTTATTGCACACGACTTAGCTGTTGTTAAATATATTTCAGACAGAATTGCTGTTATGTTCAACGGTAAGATAGTTGAATTAGCTGAATCTGATGAACTGTTTGCTAGACCAATGCATCCATATACTAAGTCATTGTTATCAGCAATACCAGTTCCAGATCCACATCTAGAACGCTTACGTAAACGTGAAACATATGTTCCAGCACTTGAACATGACTATAGTATTGAAGAGCCTACAATGAGAGAGGTTTTCCCAAATCACTTTGTTTATTGTAATAGTGAAGAAGAAGAGAAGTTTAAAAATTTATATAAATAATAAATTTATAAACTTCAGAGATGAGTAGGAATTAGTATGGATTACAATCCTTATCACAAGCAGAGATTTAACAAGCATGATTATCTAAGAGCTTTAATATGGGGTTTAATATTCTCTTTTGTGGCGTATGTTTTTCAAATTTATAGAACACCCAATAGAGATATATTAATTAAACTGAGCAACTCATTCTTGTTAGGTGGCGGATTGCAACTTGTTTATGCAGCCTTCAGTTATATTAATAAAGAAGGTTTCTTCGATGTTGGTATTGTAGGTTTCAAGCAACTAGGTTCAGCTATTGATAGTGGTATTAGAGGTCGTAAAGGTATGCAAGACCTTCCTGATCTTCAATCCTATAAAGAAGAGAAGTTGAAGACTCGAAGAGTTAATCTACCTACTTTAGTATCAGGAGCAATCTACTTAGTTTTGGCTATAATTACAGCAGTGGTTTTTTCGTACAAGTAACAGATAATAAAGTACAAGTAATAGATAACAAATACAAGTAATAGATAACAAATTAAAAGTAAAACAAAAGCAGTTCTACTAGTGTTGAAATTCAACAACGGCAGATCTGCTTTTTTAATGTTTTAAAATCTATAAAAATTCTAATTAGCTATATTTTTTATAGGGAGAATCTTGTTTTAAAATAGAGCCTCGTCTTTAGTGAATAGAAGTGCTCTAGATGGACCAGCATCATAGCCAGATATTCTAAGTGGGAGAGATAGCATATTGTACTCACCTTCAGGAACTTCTGCCAGACGGACATCTTCCATACAGCCAATCCCATTGCCAAGCAAAATTTGGTGAACTGGATGTTCAGGGTCATTACTCTCTAAGCTCATAGCATCTAGAGCAACAGCTTTAATTTTGCTTTCAGCCATATATTCTGCTGCTGAAGGTGCGAAGCAAATAAAGTCGAAACTAAATTCATCTGTAAGTGAATTTTTGGTTTTGCAGAGGATAATCTCGCCTTCTTTCAAGTTATATTTTCTGAGATCATCAGCTTCAATTTTTCTGTCTAGATCAGTGAGATCAAAAACTCTTGCATGACCAACAAATAAGTCCCAAGCCAAAGTATCAACTGACTCGCCATTTTCTAACATATGAATTGGAGCATCTATATGAGTTCCAGTATGTAAATTCATTAGAAGTTCTGATTCTCGTACGCCCTTGTCGGCATAGAAGCTTACCCAGGTAAATCTAGGCTTCTTGTTGAAACGATTTTTGTACACTGACATTTCAGGTTCTATTGTTCTACTAATATCATAAATCATTCTAATAAATCCTCCTCAGATCTATTTTATATTTTGGGTTTTACTAATTAAAACTTGATTATTAAATGATTAATCTTTTGTTTTATACATTTTTGCTTGAGAATCAGGACCTTTAGATCCTTTGCTGTAAGGTTCTAATTTAATATTGCATTCTCTGCGGAGATTTTGCAATTTTAGTATCCATTCCCAAGTAATTTCAATTTGTTCCCAGCTAGGGAAGTACTCTTTTTTGCCTAAGTAACAACTATAAACTAAGCGCTCATATGCTTCAGGAGAGTCAGACTTATTGATCTCAGCATCGGAACTTAGATCAATTTTCGTAGTTGATTCTTCAAGGTTAGCATCATCAGCAAGTATAGTCCAAGTAATTGATGGATTTGGATCTATTTCAATACTTAATACTTGGCCACCTTTGAAAAGAACTTCTACATTAGTTAATTTTTCTTCTGTTGCTTTACCGGATCGTAAGAGAAATTCTACATTCTCCCAACGTGGATTATCTATGAAAACTCTTAATGCAGCGAAAGTTTCAGTTTGACTAGCAGGATCTACTTCGTCATGATCCCTATAGCCGTCATATTGACCTACTATAAGGTTGTTTTCTATATCATTAGGATCTCTTAAGCTTTTTAATAGCTTAATTTGTGCATCTAAATAATTTTTTGAGCCTTTTTCGGCATCACAATTCATGACCAGCATAATAAGAGTTAAGAAGAGGTGACTTTGAATCATATCTCCAAGGGCACCAGTTTGATCATAGAATGCACCTCTATCACCAATATCTATTTTCTCAAGAGCATTGATTCTTATTGATTTAACGAAATCTTTATTCAAAATAGCATCCAAGAATTTATTCTCAACTCTCAAGGTATACAAGTTTTGAACCATATTTTTGCCTAGATAGTGATCAATGTGGTAGACCTGACCTTCTCCGAAAGCTCTTTCTAGCTCTAAACTTGTTGCCTTAGCTGTCTCAGGATCTGGACCGAAAGGTTTTTCTATAATTGCCCTACATTCTCCACGTAGGCAACCTGTCTTAGCAAGATTGTCTGCAATTGTGGCAAAAAATCTCGGTGCCACAGCTAGGTAGAAGATATGCTTAGTGTCATTGTTTTTGGCCCAAGGGAAGGAACTATAGTAATTAAATAATTTCTGATAATCCTCAGATTCTGTGAATTGCATTTCAAAGTAATCTATATGTTTTGCAAAAGCTTCAAATTTCTCTTCTGAAAATTCATATTTTGAGAACTCTTTTACACCATCTTTAATTTCAGAAATATATTTCTCTCTATCCCAGCTACGACGCCCAATAGCTAAAAATATTACATCATACTCAACCAAACCACGACAGAAGAGGTTATAGAAAGCTGGCATCAGCTTCCTATAGGCTAAATCTCCTGTTGATCCAAATATAGTAAAAATTAATTTATTTAATTTACTCTGCTGTTTCATCATTCCACTCATGATGGTAAACTCCATCTCTATCGGTTCTTCTATAGGTATGTGCACCAAAGTAATCTCTTTGGGCTGAAATCATATTAGCTTGGGACCTAGCAGCTCTCAAACTATCGTAGTAAGCTAGAGCAGAACTAAAGGCAGGAATTGCCACACCTGCTAGAGAAGCTGTGCTAACTAGCTTTCTAAGAGCTGTTATACCTTGAGAAATTGCTGCTTCAAAATTATCAGCTAATAACAAGTTGTCTAAGTCAGGGTTTTTATCGTATGCTTCCATAATAGGAACTAATAATTTAGAACGGATAATACAACCTCCACGGAAGGTAGCAGCTATAGATTTGTAGTCTAAATCCCAGCCGTAGGCCTTAGAAGCAGACTTATAAAGAGCGAAACCTTGTGCGTAAGCTATTAATCGTGCTAGTAAGAAGGCATTTCCTAGTTCTTCAATATCTATATTTGGTTTTCCTAAAGCATTCTCAGCATCTACACCAGCTGGCAAGATCTCAGAAGCTTGCACACGGAGAGTTTTCTCAGCACTCATATAACGTGCGTTCAGGCCAGAGTAAAGAATTGAAAGATCAACATGTAATTCTAAACCTTCTTGGTTTGTCCATTTACCAGTTCCTTTTTGCTCTGAAATATCTAAAATATGATCGAGTAAAAATTCACTCTCATTATCAGCACCAACAGCACGGTATTCTGCACCAACTTGACTCTCTATGTCATCGAGTAAATCATCCTCAGGATTTTCTAGATCTTTTTCTCGTAAAATATCTACAGTAATTTCACTGAGGTAGGATGATAAGTCTCCTCTGTCCCAATTTTCAAACACATCAGCGATTTCAAGGTTACTGTATCCATTTGCTTTTAGAAGAGAATAAATTTCAGCAATAATTTCCATGTCAGCATATTCAATACCATTATGTACCATTTTGACGTAATGACCAGCACCACCAGAACCCATGTAAGCTTCACAGGCTTCGTTATCATTGACTTTGGCACTAATAGCTTCAAATATATCAGCAACTGCATCATAAGCTGCTTTGCTACCACCAGGCATTATTGCAGGGCCACGTCTAGCACCTTCCTCACCACCAGAGACACCAACACCTAAATATTGAATATCATGTTGTTGTAGTTCTTCGAAACGTCTTTGGGTATCTTGGAAGTGAGAGTTTCCACCATCCATAATAATGTCATCCTCATCAAGAAGAGGAAGTAAACTTTCTATAAGCTTATCAACAGCTGCTCCAGCTTTGACCATTAGAAGGAGCTTTCT
Above is a window of Fastidiosipila sanguinis DNA encoding:
- a CDS encoding ATP-binding cassette domain-containing protein, whose product is MSNKEILSESNTPKQKQKFDYSNAETILKVENLRQYFKLQGKALKAVDNISFDVKKKEVFGIVGESGSGKTTTGRSIIGLYDITGGDVWLRDKLINTGLEVRKNQIKIAKNAGKVDTVKKLEDDYKKSKKEIEDNRDALHRKIQMIFQDPVSSLDPRMTVREIIAEGLIIQGEKDKKLINEKVDSVLNQVGLLVEHADRYPHEFSGGQRQRIGIARAIIMEPEVIIADEPVSALDVSIQAQIINLLNDLREKNDLTVIFIAHDLAVVKYISDRIAVMFNGKIVELAESDELFARPMHPYTKSLLSAIPVPDPHLERLRKRETYVPALEHDYSIEEPTMREVFPNHFVYCNSEEEEKFKNLYK
- a CDS encoding oligopeptide/dipeptide ABC transporter ATP-binding protein: MDKIKGLEKDSKEIYHDFTVSENSSNIAKWIDEAKELTKNFKPLAKDYEKAQAAYLAEELSGDDKKLHESSTKLREVREKVNLKKNEISDLLIKVQAESDEILAKNSPDFLVVGYALSEGKVTSLANEYNEVKEAELAKELHSKFLDKFADFLAELQKYENSRVNDVLSLLISDLDKEIDKLQENFDLDYLLNRRKDIINAVNSSISRLEINRDSFAHTFEGALNAQLENFENLRKNKKEVKALSDDEKVALKETYVANCRRLFDRLVNRLNAKYESKHDEKAEAIEILQYLNEQTADATYTLNQKLAEARAIDLLDEVGIPEPRKRFRQYPFQFSGGMRQRVVIAIALSSNPDLLICDEPTTALDVTIQAQILDLIKDLKEKRNFSVIFITHDLGVVANIADKIAVMYAGKIVEYGSSDEIFYDPKHPYTWGLLSSMPDLETKETLISIPGVPPNMINPPQGDAFAARNRYALAIDFEQHPPFFKVSDTHEAATWLLHEKAPKVEPPRIVTERIKRMTKAIEELNLLEREKNEEV
- a CDS encoding DUF3899 domain-containing protein, producing the protein MDYNPYHKQRFNKHDYLRALIWGLIFSFVAYVFQIYRTPNRDILIKLSNSFLLGGGLQLVYAAFSYINKEGFFDVGIVGFKQLGSAIDSGIRGRKGMQDLPDLQSYKEEKLKTRRVNLPTLVSGAIYLVLAIITAVVFSYK
- a CDS encoding cyclase family protein, which translates into the protein MIYDISRTIEPEMSVYKNRFNKKPRFTWVSFYADKGVRESELLMNLHTGTHIDAPIHMLENGESVDTLAWDLFVGHARVFDLTDLDRKIEADDLRKYNLKEGEIILCKTKNSLTDEFSFDFICFAPSAAEYMAESKIKAVALDAMSLESNDPEHPVHQILLGNGIGCMEDVRLAEVPEGEYNMLSLPLRISGYDAGPSRALLFTKDEALF
- a CDS encoding glucose-6-phosphate dehydrogenase; its protein translation is MSGMMKQQSKLNKLIFTIFGSTGDLAYRKLMPAFYNLFCRGLVEYDVIFLAIGRRSWDREKYISEIKDGVKEFSKYEFSEEKFEAFAKHIDYFEMQFTESEDYQKLFNYYSSFPWAKNNDTKHIFYLAVAPRFFATIADNLAKTGCLRGECRAIIEKPFGPDPETAKATSLELERAFGEGQVYHIDHYLGKNMVQNLYTLRVENKFLDAILNKDFVKSIRINALEKIDIGDRGAFYDQTGALGDMIQSHLFLTLIMLVMNCDAEKGSKNYLDAQIKLLKSLRDPNDIENNLIVGQYDGYRDHDEVDPASQTETFAALRVFIDNPRWENVEFLLRSGKATEEKLTNVEVLFKGGQVLSIEIDPNPSITWTILADDANLEESTTKIDLSSDAEINKSDSPEAYERLVYSCYLGKKEYFPSWEQIEITWEWILKLQNLRRECNIKLEPYSKGSKGPDSQAKMYKTKD
- a CDS encoding NADP(+)-dependent, decarboxylating phosphogluconate dehydrogenase, which gives rise to MSNNLCDIAVLGMAVMGKNLALNIADNDYKVAIYNRTTSKAIAAAEENPEQNLSVFVTLEELVANLKRPRKLLLMVKAGAAVDKLIESLLPLLDEDDIIMDGGNSHFQDTQRRFEELQQHDIQYLGVGVSGGEEGARRGPAIMPGGSKAAYDAVADIFEAISAKVNDNEACEAYMGSGGAGHYVKMVHNGIEYADMEIIAEIYSLLKANGYSNLEIADVFENWDRGDLSSYLSEITVDILREKDLENPEDDLLDDIESQVGAEYRAVGADNESEFLLDHILDISEQKGTGKWTNQEGLELHVDLSILYSGLNARYMSAEKTLRVQASEILPAGVDAENALGKPNIDIEELGNAFLLARLIAYAQGFALYKSASKAYGWDLDYKSIAATFRGGCIIRSKLLVPIMEAYDKNPDLDNLLLADNFEAAISQGITALRKLVSTASLAGVAIPAFSSALAYYDSLRAARSQANMISAQRDYFGAHTYRRTDRDGVYHHEWNDETAE